In the Nicotiana tabacum cultivar K326 chromosome 16, ASM71507v2, whole genome shotgun sequence genome, one interval contains:
- the LOC107791178 gene encoding putative peroxygenase 5 codes for MMENNHGLTHLEKHVMFFDINNDGIIYPSGTFQAFRKMGRGIFRSMFAAVLIHITLSHKTRPGKCPSLFFPIVVKNIKYAIHGSDSGAYDSEGRFVPEKFEEIFKQHANQNAESLTHNEVKELLKAKREPKDYFGWANASVDWNSLYDLGKNKDGILTKETVRAVYDGSLFEQKAREHASKK; via the exons ATGATGGAAAATAATCATGGTCTAACTCATTTGGAAAAGCATGTCATGTTCTTTGATATCAATAATGATGGAATAATTTATCCTTCAGGAACCTTCCAAG CTTTTAGAAAGATGGGGCGTGGTATTTTCCGATCTATGTTTGCTGCAGTCCTCATTCATATTACTCTCAGTCACAAGACCCGACCG GGAAAATGCCCGTCTCTGTTCTTCCCCATTGTggtaaaaaatatcaaatatgccATACATGGCAGTGATTCTGGTGCCTATGACTCTGAAGGGAG GTTTGTGCCAGAGAAATTTGAGGAGATCTTTAAGCAGCATGCAAATCAAAATGCAGAATCCTTAACACACAACGAAGTGAAAGAACTTCTCAAGGCTAAAAGAGAACCAAAGGACTACTTCGGATG GGCAAATGCTTCTGTAGATTGGAATTCTTTATATGATTTAGGCAAAAATAAGGATGGCATACTGACGAAAGAAACCGTAAGAGCTGTCTATGATGGAAGCCTTTTCGAGCAAAAAGCAAGAGAGCATGCTTCAAAGAAGTGA